The following coding sequences are from one Micromonospora sp. WMMD1102 window:
- a CDS encoding TetR/AcrR family transcriptional regulator, with amino-acid sequence MPTPPAFRRLPRAVREQQMLDAAVGVFSRRGFHAASMDEIADEAGISKPMVYAYLGSKEELFVACLHREGTRLMEAIVGAVVPDLPFEERLWRGLRAFFRFVGAHRDGWAVLYRQARGEPPFAGELASMRSRIIEVVAGMLARGLAADGREARVAELEIMAYALVGAAESVADLLADQPDADPDRMAGRMMEMAWSGAGNLLAGRRWRPPSTRPD; translated from the coding sequence GTGCCGACTCCGCCCGCCTTCCGGCGGCTACCCCGGGCCGTACGGGAGCAGCAGATGCTCGACGCCGCGGTCGGGGTCTTCTCCCGGCGCGGCTTCCACGCGGCGAGCATGGACGAGATCGCCGACGAGGCCGGCATCTCCAAACCCATGGTCTACGCCTACCTCGGCTCGAAGGAAGAACTCTTCGTCGCCTGCCTGCACCGGGAGGGGACCCGGCTGATGGAGGCGATCGTCGGCGCGGTCGTACCGGACCTGCCGTTCGAGGAGCGGCTCTGGCGCGGCCTGCGGGCGTTCTTCCGGTTCGTCGGCGCGCACCGGGACGGCTGGGCGGTCCTCTACCGGCAGGCCCGGGGCGAGCCCCCGTTCGCCGGGGAACTGGCGTCGATGCGGAGCCGGATCATCGAGGTGGTCGCCGGGATGCTCGCCCGTGGCCTGGCCGCCGACGGCCGCGAGGCCCGCGTCGCCGAACTGGAGATCATGGCGTACGCCCTGGTCGGCGCCGCCGAGTCGGTCGCCGACCTGCTGGCCGACCAGCCGGACGCCGATCCGGACCGGATGGCCGGCCGGATGATGGAGATGGCCTGGAGTGGTGCCGGCAACCTGCTCGCCGGCCGCCGCTGGCGACCACCTTCCACCCGGCCGGACTGA
- a CDS encoding acyl-CoA dehydrogenase family protein has translation MTEFSLDLNEEQQELRDWVHGFAAEIVRPAAAEWDAREETPWPVIQEAAKVGLYGFEFIANCWADPTGLSLPLANEELFWGDAGIGMALFGTTLAVAAIYGSGTPEQLLEWVPQCYGDTDRPAVAAFCSTEPEAGSDVAAMRTRARYDAGTDEWVLTGQKAYATNGGIAAVHVVTASVEPELGSRGQAAFVVPPGTAGLTATKKLRKLGLRASHTADVFLDEVRVPGRCLLGGREALTERLDRARSGQRGNSQAAMRTFELSRPTVGAQAVGVARAAYEYALAYARERVQFGRPIVENQAVAFQLADMRMEIDAARLLVWRAAWMGRNNRPFSAGEGSMSKLKAGEVAVSVTERAVQILGGAGFLREHPVERWYRDAKIYTIFEGTSEIQRLVISRAISGHQIR, from the coding sequence GTGACCGAGTTCTCGCTCGACCTGAACGAGGAGCAGCAGGAGCTGCGCGACTGGGTGCACGGCTTCGCCGCCGAGATCGTGCGGCCGGCCGCCGCCGAGTGGGACGCCCGCGAGGAGACCCCCTGGCCGGTGATCCAGGAGGCGGCGAAGGTCGGGCTGTACGGCTTCGAGTTCATCGCCAACTGCTGGGCCGACCCGACCGGCCTCTCCCTGCCGCTGGCCAACGAGGAACTCTTCTGGGGCGACGCCGGGATCGGCATGGCTCTCTTCGGCACCACCCTGGCGGTGGCCGCCATCTACGGCTCCGGCACCCCCGAACAGCTGCTCGAATGGGTGCCGCAGTGCTACGGCGACACCGACCGGCCGGCCGTGGCGGCGTTCTGCAGCACCGAGCCGGAGGCCGGCTCCGACGTCGCTGCCATGCGCACCCGGGCCCGCTACGACGCCGGCACCGACGAGTGGGTGCTGACCGGGCAGAAGGCGTACGCCACGAACGGCGGGATCGCCGCCGTGCACGTGGTCACCGCCTCGGTGGAGCCCGAACTCGGCTCCCGGGGCCAGGCCGCCTTCGTGGTGCCGCCCGGCACGGCCGGACTGACCGCGACGAAGAAGCTCAGGAAGCTGGGGCTGCGCGCCTCGCACACCGCCGACGTCTTCCTCGACGAGGTACGCGTGCCGGGCCGCTGCCTGCTCGGCGGGCGCGAGGCGCTGACCGAACGGCTCGACCGGGCCCGGAGCGGGCAGCGCGGCAACAGCCAGGCCGCGATGCGTACCTTCGAACTGTCCCGGCCGACGGTCGGGGCGCAGGCGGTCGGGGTGGCCCGGGCGGCGTACGAGTACGCCCTGGCGTACGCCCGGGAGCGGGTGCAGTTCGGCCGGCCGATCGTCGAGAACCAGGCGGTCGCATTCCAGCTCGCGGACATGCGGATGGAGATCGACGCCGCCCGGCTGCTGGTCTGGCGGGCCGCCTGGATGGGCCGCAACAACCGCCCGTTCAGCGCGGGCGAGGGCTCGATGTCGAAGCTCAAGGCCGGCGAGGTGGCGGTCTCGGTTACCGAACGGGCGGTGCAGATCCTCGGCGGCGCCGGCTTCCTCCGCGAGCACCCGGTCGAGCGCTGGTACCGGGACGCCAAGATCTACACGATCTTCGAGGGGACCTCGGAGATCCAGCGGCTGGTCATCTCCCGGGCCATCTCCGGGCACCAGATCCGCTGA
- a CDS encoding SCP2 sterol-binding domain-containing protein, with protein MTDFDPANFASLEPQQFAQIVKSTPDDKLAEVMSGDLRGKVLDAVFGRMPALFRADRAGNTNTVIHWTITGRPDGGSDTYEIVIENATCQVSETPQREPKLTLTMGPVEFLKIVSGGANPVTMFMTGKLKAKGDLGLAANIANLFDIPKA; from the coding sequence ATGACCGACTTCGACCCGGCCAACTTCGCCTCGCTGGAGCCCCAGCAGTTCGCCCAGATCGTCAAGTCCACCCCGGACGACAAGCTGGCCGAGGTGATGAGCGGGGACCTGCGCGGCAAGGTCCTGGACGCGGTGTTCGGGCGGATGCCGGCACTGTTCCGGGCCGACCGGGCCGGCAACACCAACACGGTCATCCACTGGACCATCACCGGCCGGCCGGACGGCGGCTCCGACACCTACGAGATCGTCATCGAGAACGCGACCTGCCAGGTCTCCGAGACGCCACAGCGGGAGCCGAAGCTGACCCTCACGATGGGTCCGGTCGAGTTTCTCAAGATCGTCTCCGGTGGCGCCAACCCGGTGACGATGTTCATGACCGGCAAGCTGAAGGCAAAGGGTGACCTCGGGCTGGCCGCGAACATCGCCAACCTGTTCGACATCCCGAAGGCCTGA
- a CDS encoding endonuclease/exonuclease/phosphatase family protein — protein sequence MAGTAAPAASAAEVTASYNVWVWNVAGWKMHRGATGNGLIGALANSIRNRSAHFAALNELCWSQYKAVQSNLRGSGWPQDVENFSRFEAHNETACGGEPFGVAIFSRAPMGPADRLALAPDGSSERRKLLCAPLEARPHLRFCTTHITPSNEVIGGGKINERQLGEVLTRVESYHAAGDTVIIAGDFNAQPNYGRMNPWYSRNLDVPRNSGNQGDYRELDDTDPASPGYGETTVADGDTSGPDGQGKKIDMIFVREDRIAGTYTGDSLAISTSCGGACSDHRILIGTVTVRITT from the coding sequence CTACAACGTCTGGGTCTGGAACGTCGCCGGCTGGAAGATGCACCGGGGCGCCACCGGGAACGGGCTGATCGGCGCGCTGGCCAACTCGATCCGCAACCGCAGCGCGCACTTCGCGGCGCTGAACGAGCTGTGCTGGAGCCAGTACAAGGCGGTGCAGTCCAACCTGCGGGGGTCGGGCTGGCCGCAGGACGTCGAGAACTTCTCCCGCTTCGAGGCGCACAACGAGACCGCCTGCGGCGGTGAGCCGTTCGGGGTCGCCATCTTCAGCAGGGCGCCGATGGGCCCGGCGGACCGTCTCGCGCTGGCCCCGGACGGCAGCTCGGAGCGGCGCAAGCTGCTCTGTGCCCCGCTGGAGGCCCGCCCGCACCTGAGGTTCTGCACCACCCACATCACCCCGTCCAACGAGGTGATCGGCGGCGGAAAGATCAACGAACGCCAGCTCGGCGAGGTGCTGACCCGGGTGGAGAGCTACCACGCGGCCGGCGACACGGTGATCATCGCGGGCGACTTCAACGCCCAGCCGAACTACGGCCGGATGAACCCGTGGTACTCCCGCAACCTGGACGTGCCGCGCAACAGCGGCAACCAGGGCGACTACCGGGAGCTGGACGACACCGATCCGGCCAGTCCCGGCTACGGCGAGACGACAGTCGCCGACGGCGACACCAGCGGACCGGACGGCCAGGGCAAGAAGATCGACATGATCTTCGTACGGGAGGACCGGATCGCCGGGACGTACACCGGTGACTCGCTGGCCATCTCGACGAGCTGCGGCGGCGCCTGCTCCGACCACCGGATCCTGATCGGCACGGTGACCGTCCGAATCACCACCTGA
- a CDS encoding AMP-binding protein: MPSDLAFLVATLTRRGLLKPGSPRRVAAQLGALRNWGFSLAGELRQAAARDPDRIALVDEERGEVSYRELLDRAERLARSLRARYGVTEGDRIGVLCRNHSGLVETAVAGGLLGADIVLGNTGLSGAQLAAVAQEQRFRLLVHDDEFLDRVVGLPAEVHRIDEREYPELMAGAPHGELHPPERDGRTIVLTSGTTGTPKGARRPTPNGLGPLVAIIDRIPLHHGVRMMIAAPLFHTWGYAALQMAFALRGTVVLHRRFEPVAAVAALRRHSCTALFAVPVMLQRLLEVPPAATPPLEVVAVSGSALPGGLAPRFMDRYGDVLYNLYGSTEVSWAAIATPAELRRAPTTAGRPPHGTRLAIVDAAGEPVPAGQVGRILVGNELLFEGYTAGGPEQQGRVAGPARVRLLDTGDLGHLDADGLLHVDGRADDMIVSGGENVHPAEVENLLAELPQVREVAVIGVPDRTYGQRLVAYLVLRPGETIDPDAVREYVRRYRARFSVPRDVNFVPALPRNATGKVMTRELRRYHRA, translated from the coding sequence TTGCCTTCCGACCTCGCGTTCCTGGTCGCCACGCTGACCCGGCGCGGGCTGCTCAAGCCCGGCTCGCCCCGGCGGGTCGCGGCACAGCTCGGCGCCCTGCGGAACTGGGGCTTCAGCCTGGCCGGCGAGCTGCGCCAGGCGGCGGCCCGGGATCCGGACCGGATCGCGCTGGTCGACGAGGAGCGCGGCGAGGTCAGCTACCGGGAGCTGCTGGACCGGGCCGAACGGCTGGCCCGGTCGCTACGGGCCCGCTACGGCGTGACCGAGGGCGACCGGATCGGGGTGCTCTGCCGCAACCACTCGGGACTGGTGGAGACGGCCGTGGCCGGCGGGCTGCTCGGCGCCGACATCGTGCTCGGCAACACCGGCCTGTCCGGGGCACAGCTCGCGGCCGTCGCCCAGGAGCAGCGGTTCCGGCTGCTGGTGCACGACGACGAGTTCCTCGACCGGGTCGTCGGGCTGCCGGCCGAGGTGCACCGGATCGACGAACGGGAGTACCCGGAACTAATGGCCGGGGCGCCGCACGGTGAGCTGCACCCGCCGGAGCGGGACGGCCGGACCATCGTGCTCACCTCCGGCACCACCGGCACCCCGAAGGGTGCCCGCCGGCCCACCCCGAACGGCCTCGGCCCGCTCGTCGCGATCATCGACCGGATCCCGCTGCACCACGGGGTACGGATGATGATCGCCGCCCCGCTCTTCCACACCTGGGGGTACGCCGCACTCCAGATGGCCTTCGCGCTGCGCGGCACCGTCGTACTGCATCGGCGGTTCGAGCCGGTGGCGGCGGTGGCGGCGCTGCGCCGGCACTCCTGCACCGCGCTGTTCGCCGTACCGGTGATGCTGCAACGGCTGCTGGAGGTGCCGCCGGCCGCCACGCCGCCGCTGGAGGTGGTCGCGGTCAGCGGCTCGGCGCTGCCCGGCGGGCTGGCGCCCCGGTTCATGGACCGGTACGGCGACGTGCTCTACAACCTCTACGGCTCCACCGAGGTCTCCTGGGCCGCCATCGCCACCCCGGCCGAGCTGCGCCGGGCGCCGACCACCGCCGGCCGGCCGCCGCACGGCACCCGGCTGGCGATCGTCGACGCCGCCGGCGAGCCCGTGCCGGCCGGTCAGGTCGGCCGGATCCTGGTCGGCAACGAACTGCTCTTCGAGGGGTACACGGCGGGCGGGCCGGAACAGCAGGGTCGGGTTGCCGGCCCGGCCCGGGTACGGCTGCTGGACACCGGCGACCTCGGCCACCTGGACGCGGACGGGCTGCTGCACGTCGACGGCCGGGCCGACGACATGATCGTCTCGGGGGGCGAGAACGTCCATCCGGCCGAGGTGGAGAACCTGCTCGCCGAGCTGCCCCAGGTGCGCGAGGTGGCGGTCATCGGGGTACCGGACCGGACGTACGGGCAGCGGCTGGTGGCGTACCTGGTGCTGCGTCCCGGCGAGACGATCGACCCGGACGCGGTACGCGAGTACGTCCGCCGCTACCGAGCCCGGTTCTCGGTGCCGAGGGACGTCAACTTCGTACCGGCGCTGCCGCGCAACGCGACCGGCAAGGTGATGACCAGGGAGTTGCGCCGCTACCACCGGGCCTGA
- a CDS encoding winged helix-turn-helix domain-containing protein translates to MEQAPPSGEQLLRMLTALASPHRLRIVAALAEGRSYVSQLARRLEMNRPLLYMHLQRLEAAGLVTGELETARDGSSVKYFEVVPFALAVTPQVVAEAVPTLDPAAGVTGTAEQNGPAAGGSGEETSE, encoded by the coding sequence ATGGAGCAGGCCCCGCCCTCGGGGGAGCAGTTGCTGCGGATGCTCACCGCGCTGGCCAGCCCGCACCGGCTGCGGATCGTGGCGGCCCTCGCCGAGGGCCGCAGCTACGTAAGCCAGCTCGCCCGCCGACTGGAGATGAACCGGCCGCTGCTCTACATGCACCTCCAGCGGCTGGAGGCGGCCGGACTGGTCACCGGTGAACTGGAGACGGCCCGGGACGGCAGCTCGGTGAAGTACTTCGAGGTGGTGCCGTTCGCGCTGGCCGTCACCCCGCAGGTGGTCGCCGAGGCCGTCCCGACGTTGGACCCGGCAGCGGGCGTCACCGGCACGGCGGAACAGAACGGCCCGGCAGCGGGCGGATCGGGAGAGGAAACGAGCGAGTGA